One window from the genome of Candidatus Methylomirabilota bacterium encodes:
- a CDS encoding glycosyltransferase, whose translation MSAPPVSVLMAVRDGAPWVADAVRSVLAQTAGDLELIVIDDGSTDATPEILGRVSDPRLRVLRQARLGLTLSLNRALGLARGALVARLDADDVALPERFARQRAFLAAHPDIGLLGTGAREVDAAGHEVALVVPPADDATIRRALIRRNPFVHSSVMARREAVLRAGGYDATLPVAQDYDLWMRLAPVTRLANLPEPLVVRRLVPGRVSAARDGDRLRAEARVRWRAVRGGAYPPWDAVFALRPLLALALPPGLRRALRRARQ comes from the coding sequence TGCTCGCCCAGACGGCGGGCGACCTCGAGCTGATCGTCATCGACGACGGCTCGACCGACGCGACGCCCGAGATTCTCGGACGGGTGAGCGACCCGCGCCTTCGCGTCCTGCGCCAGGCGCGCCTCGGGCTCACGCTCTCGCTCAACCGGGCCCTCGGCCTCGCGCGCGGCGCACTGGTCGCACGGCTCGACGCCGACGACGTCGCACTCCCAGAGCGCTTCGCGCGTCAGCGCGCCTTCCTCGCCGCGCATCCCGACATCGGCCTGCTCGGCACGGGGGCGCGCGAGGTGGACGCGGCGGGACATGAGGTGGCGCTCGTGGTCCCGCCAGCGGACGACGCGACGATCCGCCGGGCGCTCATCCGGCGGAACCCGTTCGTGCACTCCTCGGTGATGGCGCGGCGCGAGGCCGTCCTCCGCGCGGGCGGCTACGACGCGACGCTACCGGTCGCGCAGGACTACGACCTCTGGATGCGGCTGGCCCCGGTCACACGGCTCGCGAACCTCCCGGAGCCTCTCGTCGTGCGCCGCCTCGTGCCCGGGCGGGTCTCGGCGGCGCGCGACGGCGACCGGCTCCGCGCCGAGGCGCGCGTGCGCTGGCGAGCCGTGCGGGGCGGCGCGTACCCGCCCTGGGACGCGGTCTTCGCGCTGCGGCCGCTGCTGGCGCTGGCGCTGCCGCCCGGCCTCCGGCGCGCCCTGCGGCGCGCCCGGCAGTGA